A window from Neoarius graeffei isolate fNeoGra1 chromosome 14, fNeoGra1.pri, whole genome shotgun sequence encodes these proteins:
- the lrrc59 gene encoding leucine-rich repeat-containing protein 59 — protein MNDVDFQSLKFPLRSGFCCMLWSQSGEGMNKAKVESLREKVEGNELDLSLCNLTDVPVKELAAVSKATVLDLSCNNLSVLTPEFCTLTHLVKVDLSKNQLVNLPEEIGRLSSLQHLDLYNNKLTVLPLSFCQLRSLKWLDLKDNPLELTLAKAAGDCLNEKQCRQCAGRVLQHMKILQEEADKERERRLLKEKEQEKKREAKQREREAREREAQKRKKAEEKERKRKEYEAQLAAQATQEQQKKKKEEKRKRASQNQDKKKASGGAPQARRSVCSRLVSLLLRIVLLLIISAAAVIGACRITKLKKEAFCAPVNLYADEALSWARGLDVVQQVIQKISDLQQ, from the exons ATGAATGACGTGGATTTCCAATCGCTGAAATTCCCGCTGCGCTCCGGGTTCTGCTGCATGCTGTGGAGTCAGAGCGGTGAAGG AATGAATAAAGCCAAAGTTGAGAGTctgcgggaaaaggtggaggggaACGAGCTGGATCTCAGCCTGTGTAACCTCACAGATGTCCCAGTCAAGGAGCTG GCTGCTGTTTCCAAGGCCACAGTTCTGGACCTTTCCTGTAACAATCTCTCCGTTCTAACT ccTGAATTCTGTACACTAACTCACCTGGTTAAAGTCGACCTGAGTAAGAATCAGCTGGTGAACCTGCCGGAGGAGATCGGCCGTCTCTCGAGCCTGCAGCACCTGGATCTGTACAACAACAAGCTGACGGTGCTGCCGCTCAGCTTCTGCCAGCTCAGG AGTCTGAAATGGCTGGATCTTAAAGACAATCCCCTGGAGCTGACGCTGGCCAAAGCTGCAGGAGACTGTCTGAATGAGAAACAGTGCAGGCAGTGCGCCGGAAGG GTTCTCCAACACATGAAGATTCTCCAAGAAGAAGCAGATAAGGAGCGGGAACGCCGGCTGCTGAAGGAGAAAG aacaagaaaagaagagagaagcgaagcagagggagagagaggcccGGGAAAGAGAAGCACAGAAAAGGAAAAAGGCAGAGGAGAAGGAGAGGAAAAGGAAGGAGTATGAAGCACAGCTGGCTgctcaggctacacaggaacaacagaagaagaagaaagaggagaagagaaagAGAGCCAGCCAAAATCAAG ATAAAAAGAAGGCCTCCGGTGGCGCGCCTCAGGCCAGGCGCTCCGTGTGCTCTCGGCTCGTCTCTCTGCTCCTCAGGATTGTGCTCCTGCTCATCATCAGCGCCGCAGCAGTGATCGGAGCTTGTCGGATCACCAAGCTGAAGAAAGAGGCGTTTTGTGCTCCGGTAAACCTGTACGCAGACGAGGCACTGAGCTGGGCTCGAGGCCTGGACGTGGTGCAACAAGTCATTCAGAAAATCTCTGaccttcagcaatga